The following are encoded in a window of Podospora pseudoanserina strain CBS 124.78 chromosome 6, whole genome shotgun sequence genomic DNA:
- a CDS encoding hypothetical protein (EggNog:ENOG503NZ6D), giving the protein MGGSNQPYMYEPVLKDDERFPVPVFDPKAVTRASYEKKKPKPKPNGPLVSINRHPDAHVVPTGRTNFRTLGASTKSWIKGMRAVQLCLRVLELIAALGFLTLCILLKGFEELTGWVMRVTFGVVIIHCIYSIYHHSKPASGKTPGSSAAYQVFGGISDLAVLPLYTYGIFSCRNQADKWSTLLTNQDLVQKYFVPSLYYGLMGAAGLHLVSLAISLWLGVVFRRISMMPPDMNPLENRFTSRAHKRNKSSIVTTTTTTSYSDSEKRVSTLSDRIRDSLPAYDPDTSRPPSVPFMHTRQSSYDSQDSRKGLPSRQYQIPHSNRSSGTAQDFHRMSAPPPVPAHSSGQSSPTKSRASYTELPLGETDLGAPRPRSMFNPPTTFSDDDDDHPQTSAVKSHHPTPISPSQVQQPRTARFTEAWYTTPSLVSRTAQRNPQYQTLDPDSESSDNDENDFNYRTNLGPSPAHPNPLGSHPPRSPSPPPKRHSTPFSRLRDSILGEVSPNDRRVSGDITEMKTPVRKQLNRQSSIQADSSFYSKPYGDLKARTPPVIVGSLGLGGVVEEEEKRNNMRQVSSGNDFDGGPVGVGVRMRHVSGREAEEGRAGVTPPPLEIKKKKGNGEVKGGHVAAMRSRYSVLNE; this is encoded by the exons ATGGGGGGCTCCAACCAACCGTACATGTACGAGCCAGTCTTGAAGGACGACGAACGCTTCCCTGTTCCCGTGTTTGACCCTAAGGCCGTCACTCGGGCGAGTtatgagaagaagaagccgaagccgaagccgaacGGCCCGCTTGTCTCGATCAACCGCCATCCAGA TGCCCATGTCGTCCCGACAGGCCGGACCAACTTTAGGACCCTGGGTGCCTCGACCAAGAGCTGGATCAAGGGGATGAGAGCTGTGCAGCTGTGTCTGCGTGTGCTCGAGTTAATTGCCGCCCTTGGTTTTCTGACTCTGTGCATTCTCTTGAAGGGGTTTGAGGAACTAACAGGATGGGTTATGCGCGTCACC TTTGGTGTCGTGATCATCCACTGCATCTACTCCATCTACCACCACTCCAAGCCAGCATCCGGCAAGACCCCCGGCTCATCAGCAGCCTACCAAGTCTTTGGCGGTATCTCCGACCTTGCTGTCCTCCCGCTCTACACCTACGGCATCTTTTCATGCCGCAACCAGGCTGACAAGTGGTCCACTCTTCTCACCAACCAAGATCTTGTCCAGAAGTACTTTGTCCCCTCCCTCTACTACGGTCTCATGGGCGCTGCTGGGCTGCATCtcgtctccctcgccatctccctctggCTCGGCGTCGTGTTCCGCCGCATCTCCATGATGCCCCCAGACATGAATCCCCTCGAGAACCGCTTCACCTCCCGCGCCCACAAGCGCAACAAGTCCTCCATcgttaccaccaccaccaccaccagctaCTCGGACTCTGAAAAGCGCGTCAGCACCCTCTCGGACCGCATCCGTGACAGCCTCCCAGCCTACGACCCGGacacctcccgccccccttcCGTGCCTTTCATGCACACCCGTCAAAGCTCGTATGACTCCCAGGACTCAAGGAAGGGCCTCCCGTCGAGACAATACCAAATCCCCCACTCCAACCGCTCCTCCGGCACAGCCCAGGACTTTCACCGCATGtccgcccctcctcctgttccCGCCCATTCCAGCGGGCAATCTTCCCCAACCAAATCCCGCGCTTCCTACACCGAGCTCCCACTCGGAGAGACGGATCTCGGCGCCCCCCGGCCAAGGTCAATgttcaaccccccaaccaccttttccgacgacgatgacgaccaCCCTCAGACTTCGGCTGTTaaatcccaccaccccaccccgATTTCCCCGTCGCAAGTCCAGCAGCCGAGGACAGCGAGGTTCACAGAGGCATGGTACACAACCCCCAGCCTGGTCAGCCGCACCGCGCAGCGAAACCCGCAGTACCAAACCCTCGACCCCGACTCCGAGTCTTCGGACAATGATGAAAATGATTTCAACTACAGGACTAATCTCGGACCCTCACCGGCCCATCCTAACCCGCTTGgttcccaccccccacgctccccgtccccgccaCCAAAGAGGCATTCCACCCCTTTTTCAAGGCTGAGGGATTCAATCCTGGGGGAGGTCAGCCCCAATGACCGCCGCGTGTCTGGCGACATAACAGAGATGAAGACGCCTGTTCGGAAACAGCTGAATCGACAGAGTTCCATCCAGGCGGATTCGAGTTTTTATTCCAAGCCGTATGGGGATTTGAAGGCGAGGACGCCGCCGGTTATcgtggggagtttggggcttggtggggttgtggaggaggaggagaagaggaataATATGAGGCAGGTGAGCAGTGGGAATGATTTTGATGGTGggccggtgggggtgggggtgaggatgaggcaTGTTAGCGGgcgggaggcggaggaggggagggcgggggttacgcctcctcctttggAGAttaagaaaaagaaggggaatggggaggtgaagggggggcATGTGGCTGCCATGAGGAGTAGGTATTCGGTTTTGAACGAGtag
- the ARH1 gene encoding NADPH-adrenodoxin reductase (COG:C; EggNog:ENOG503NUPV; BUSCO:EOG09261UOJ) gives MATIARARPRAFQQWNRQLALAYTNQVRRASTTVEPFRLAIIGSGPAGFYTAYRFMKNNEHAKVDMYESLPVPYGLVRFGVAPDHAEVKNCREKFEEVAASPDFTFIGNVTVGASSDHPDGATVPLSSILRHYHAVVFSYGSSEDRKLGIPGEELKGVFSAREFVGWYNGLPEYADLNPDLSLGAHGDTLIIGNGNVAMDVARILLKSPEELARTDIAAHALDALSKSKTHNIRIIGRRGPIQAAFTTKELRALYKLPGVEVRPYELEHPTAYDALPPPIKRRTELLSKGSSLPPNPSNPYPSVTFDFCLSPLEFDHKPEQPSSTPPNWVTSATFGKTVLQNPNQHHPSTDYETNNHREYYNQKATARLPPQPKTVTFNTRYVFKSIGYKSTPLPEFSLLGIPFNTSTGVIPNDGIGRVLTKLHRPHQLPSSSHPAHHQPHIELPHHFKGLYCSGWVKRGPQGVIAETMMDAFTTADAITEDLTKREKFLPEGEWGQDGKGWEAVKAEALKGNSNARVVSWEDWKAIDRAEIERGQKAGTGKEREKFVRREDMLAVLGDGGR, from the exons ATGGCCACCATCGCCCGGGCAAGGCCGAGGGCTTTTCAACAATGGAATCGACAACTCGCCTTGGCATACACAAACCAGGTCCGGAGGgcctccaccaccgttgAGCCGTTCCGGCTAGCAATCATCGGCTCCGGTCCGGCTGGTTTCTACACGGCGTACCGTTTCATGAAGAACAATGAACACGCCAAGGTGGACATGTATGAGTCCTTGCCGGTTCCTTATGGGCTTGTGAGATTTGGCGTTGCTCCAGACCATGCTGAAGTGAAA AATTGTCGAGAGAAATTTGAAGAGGTAGCCGCTTCCCCTGACTTCACTTTCATCGGCAATGTCACCGTCGGTGCTTCTAGTGACCACCCAGACGGCGCCACCGTCCCCCTATCCAGCATTCTCCGCCACTACCACGCCGTAGTCTTTTCCTATGGCTCCTCCGAAGACAGGAAGCTCGGCATTCCAGGGGAAGAACTCAAAGGAGTCTTTTCAGCCCGTGAGTTTGTCGGGTGGTACAACGGCCTCCCGGAATATGCCGACCTCAACCCAGACCTTAGCCTAGGGGCGCATGGTGacaccctcatcatcggcaacggcaacgtaGCCATGGACGTTGCCCGTATTCTCCTCAAATCCCCAGAAGAACTCGCCAGAACAGACATCGCCGCCCACGCCCTTGACGCCCTCTCCAAAAGCAAAACCCACAACATCCGCATCATCGGTCGACGCGGGCCCATCCAAGCAGCCTTCACGACCAAAGAACTCCGTGCCCTCTACAAACTCCCGGGTGTCGAGGTCCGTCCTTATGAACTCGAACACCCCACAGCCTACgacgccctccccccaccaatAAAGCGACGAACGGAGCTCCTCAGCAAGGGCTCttccctcccaccaaacccGTCAAACCCCTACCCCTCCGTCACCTTTGACTTCTGCCTCTCCCCTCTCGAATTCGACCACAAACCTGAAcagccctcctccacccccccaaactgGGTCACCTCCGCCACCTTTGGCAAAACCgtcctccaaaacccaaaccagcaccacccctccaccgactacgaaacaaacaaccacaGGGAATACTACAACCAAAAAGCCAccgcccgcctccccccccagcccaaaACCGTCACCTTCAACACAAGGTACGTTTTCAAATCCATCGGGTACAAGtccacacccctccccgAATTCTCTCTCCTGGGCATACCattcaacacctccaccggcgTGATACCAAACGACGGCATCGGCCGCGTCCTCACCAAACTCCACCGCCCGCATCAactcccctcttcttcccaccctGCTCACCATCAGCCACATATCGAGCTGCCGCATCACTTCAAGGGGCTGTACTGTTCCGGCTGGGTGAAACGTGGTCCTCAGGGGGTGATTGCCGAGACGATGATGGATGCTTTCACCACGGCGGATGCCATCACCGAGGATTTGACCAAAAGGGAAAAGTTCTTgccggagggggagtgggggcaggatgggaaggggtgggaggctgTCAAGGCGGAGGCTTTGAAGGGGAATAGCAATGCGAGGGTGGTTAGCTGGGAGGATTGGAAGGCGATTGACAGggccgagattgagaggGGGCAGAAGGCCGggacggggaaggagagagagaagtttgtgaggagggaggatatgttggctgttttgggggacggggggaggtga
- the ETF1 gene encoding Electron transfer flavoprotein alpha-subunit (COG:C; EggNog:ENOG503NVHF; BUSCO:EOG092649VG): MLSTTTRRAFSALTRPSLQSATLSPLRSTPAALHRLLSALAVLEQRDGKLNTGSLSAITAAQKLGGTIHAFLAGSSIKPVAEQAAKVPGVEKIIAVDNAAYDKGLPENYAPLLVENIKKGGYTHVIAGHTAFGKNLLPRVAALLDVQQISDITAIENDKTFVRPIYAGNAIATVESSDEVRIITIRGTAFPAAEPADGTAAVEEGVDPKVESATEWVGEDLAKSDRPDLATAPKVVSGGRGLKSKEEFDRIMLPLADTLGAAVGASRAAVDSGYADNSLQVGQTGKVVAPQLYLAVGISGAIQHLAGMKDSKVIAAINKDGDAPIFQVADVGLVGDLFEKVPELTEKLRA; encoded by the coding sequence ATgctctcaaccaccacccgccgaGCCTTCTCGGCCCTCACCCGTCCAAGCCTCCAATCCGcaaccctctctcccctccgCTCTacccccgccgccctccaccgcctcctctccgccctcgccgtcctcgaACAACGCGACGGCAAGCTCAACACAggctccctctccgccatcaccgccgcccaaaAACTCGGCGGCACCATCCATgccttcctcgccggcaGCTCCATCAAGCCCGTCGCCGAACAAGCCGCCAAAGTCCCCGGCGTAGAAAAGATCATCGCCGTCGACAACGCCGCCTACGACAAGGGCCTCCCGGAGAACTACGCCCCCTTGCTGGTGGAAAACatcaaaaaggggggttaCACCCACGTCATCGCCGGGCACACCGCATTCGGCaagaacctcctcccccgcgtAGCCGCCCTGCTGGACGTCCAGCAAATCTCGGACATCACCGCCATTGAAAACGACAAGACTTTTGTCCGGCCGATTTACGCCGGAAACGCGATTGCTACCGTTGAGAGCTCGGACGAGGTGAGGATTATCACCATCCGTGGGACTGCTTTCCCCGCTGCGGAGCCGGCTGATGGGACAGCggcagtggaggagggggttgaccCCAAGGTTGAGAGCGCTACCgagtgggttggggaggatctCGCCAAGTCAGACAGGCCTGACCTTGCGACCGCGCCCAAGGTTGTcagtggggggagggggttgaagtcgaaggaggagtttgacaGGATTATGCTCCCGTTGGCGGATACGCTGGGGGCGGCGGTCGGTGCTTCCCGTGCGGCGGTGGATAGCGGGTACGCGGACAACAGTCTGCAGGTGGGACAGACGGGCAAGGTGGTGGCGCCGCAGTTGTATTTGGCGGTGGGGATTTCGGGGGCTATTCAGCATTTGGCTGGCATGAAGGATAGCAAGGTGATTGCGGCGATTAACAAGGATGGGGATGCGCCGATTTTTCAGGTGGCggatgttgggttggtgggggatttGTTCGAGAAGGTGCCTGAGTTGACGGAGAAGCTGAGGGCGTAG
- the ssr2 gene encoding SWI/SNF and RSC complex subunit Ssr2 (EggNog:ENOG503NUCF; COG:B), which yields MDESMVSYGTPTNGASPGANPILSQPPLPDVNDQNEDVQMGDGPEPTIKQDSTTPAPGASSDNPLDAPDRPPAESTAREDEEMGDASKSSADQADGAAGNEGTGEVKTKESVENAAREHLISQTHAIVLPSYSAWFDMNTIHSIERKALPEFFNNRNRSKTPAVYKDYRDFMINAYRLNPVEYLTITACRRNLAGDVCAIMRVHSFLEQWGLINYQVDTEQRPSHVGPPFTGHFKIICDTPRGLQPWQPAADPATVEGRPNKDTEVKASATPAPKSELNLEVGRNIYEANAKNTKLTKTESKTNGETPATNGVSGTDELTKTPIIRVNCYNCGTDCTRIYYHSSQADPNSKAKYDLCPSCYLEGRLPGNQTSAHYTRMENPTYSSILDRDAPWSDAETLRLLEGLERFDDDWGEIADYVGTRTREECVLKFLQLDIEDKYLESEKVDAPVGLQMLGSHGGQLPFSQTDNPVMSVVGFLASLADPASTAAAAGKSAELLKQNLRSKLDAVPEDPEANGKGKEKEGESMELDIRQEVTTTTTTTTTTTTKTSALANIPLAAIGARAGGLASHEEREMTRLVSACVNITLEKDELKLKYFDEMESILQSERRELERARQQLFLDRLSLKRRVREVEQGLKEAVATGGEQGIRMVQELGLDGERVTFDAPAPAGSVQPLSADGQLKRYES from the exons ATGGATGAGAGCATGGTTAGCTACGGGACACCCACCAACGGTGCATCCCCTGGCGCAAACCCAATTCTTTcgcaaccccctctcccggATGTCAATGACCAGAACGAAG ATGTACAGATGGGTGATGGCCCAGAGCCAACAATCAAACAGGACAGCACCACGCCTGCACCAGGCGCCTCATCCGATAATCCCTTGGACGCGCCTGATCGTCCCCCTGCGGAATCGACAGCCCGcgaagatgaagagatggGCGACGCCTCTAAGAGCAGCGCTGACCAAGCCGATGGCGCTGCCGGGAACGAGGGGACCGGTGAggtcaagaccaaggagTCCGTCGAGAATGCCGCCAGAGAACATCTGATTTCGCAAACCCATGCCATCGTCCTCCCCAGCTACAGCGCCTGGTTCGACATGAACACCATCCACAGCATTGAGAGGAAAGCGCTGCCCGagttcttcaacaacagaaaTCGAAGCAAGACACCGGCTGTCTACAAGGATTATCGTGATTTCATGATCAATGCCTACAGGTTAAACCCAGTCGAGTATCTCACCATCACTGCCTGCCGTCGCAACCTGGCCGGTGACGTCTGCGCCATCATGAGAGTCCACTCTTTCCTCGAGCAGTGGGGGTTGATCAACTACCAG GTCGACACAGAACAGCGCCCATCGCACGTTGGACCACCGTTCACTGGCCACTTCAAGATCATCTGCGATACTCCTCGCGGCCTTCAGCCATGGCAACCCGCCGCAGACCCTGCCACCGTTGAGGGGCGGCCTAACAAGGACACAGAAGTCAAGGCGAGCGCTACACCCGCGCCAAAGTCTGAGCTCAACCTGGAAGTCGGCCGCAACATCTACGAGGCCAACGCTAAGaacaccaagctcaccaagacCGAGAGCAAGACCAATGGAGAGACCCCAGCGACCAACGGTGTATCCGGGACCGACGAGCTCACCAAGACACCCATCATCAGAGTCAACTGCTACAACTGCGGCACCGACTGCACGCGCATCTACTACCACAGCTCCCAGGCCGATCCCAATTCGAAGGCCAAGTACGACCTCTGTCCAAGCTGTTACCTCGAGGGCCGCCTCCCAGGAAATCAAACCAGTGCCCACTACACCCGGATGGAGAACCCAACATACTCTTCCATTCTCGACAGGGACGCACCATGGAGCGATGCTGAGACACTCAGGCTGTTGGAGGGTCTTGAGAGGTTCGACGACGACTGGGGTGAGATCGCTGACTATGTTGGGACACGGACCAGGGAGGAGTGCGTGCTCAAGTTCCTCCAGCTTGATATCGAGGACAAGTACTTGGAGTCGGAGAAGGTGGATGCACCGGTTGGCCTGCAAATGCTGGGCAGTCATGGCGGTCAGCTACCATTCAGCCAGACCGACAACCCGGTCAtgtcggtggtgggcttCCTGGCCAGCCTTGCGGACCCGGCCAGCactgcggctgctgctggcaagTCGGCCGAACTGCTGAAGCAGAATCTTCGCAGCAAACTTGATGCCGTTCCCGAGGATCCCGAGGCCAatggcaagggcaaggagaaggaaggcgAGTCCATGGAGCTGGATATCAGGCAAGAggttaccaccaccaccaccacgacaacgaccacaaccaccaagaccagcgCGCTGGCCAACATTCCTCTTGCGGCCATTGGTGCCAGAGCCGGCGGTCTTGCGTCGCACGAGGAGCGGGAGATGACCCGTCTCGTCTCCGCTTGCGTGAACATCACGCTGGAAAAGgacgagctcaagctcaagtACTTTGACGAGATGGAGTCGATCCTGCAGTCGGAAAGACGTGAgctggagagggcgaggcaGCAACTGTTCCTCGATAGACTCTCGCTCAAGCGCCGCGTCCGCGAGGTTGAGCAGGGGCTCAAGGAGGCTGTTGCCACGGGGGGTGAGCAGGGCATCCGCATGGTGCAAGAGCTGGGGCTTGATGGGGAACGGGTGACGTTTGACGCGCCGGCGCCGGCTGGGTCGGTGCAGCCGCTTAGTGCTGACGGGCAGCTCAAGAGATATGAGTCTTAG
- the CAT2 gene encoding Carnitine O-acetyltransferase mitochondrial (COG:I; EggNog:ENOG503NUG1), which produces MFAAIARTARTEARSPALRNIIPRQTQTPLRLATMASRRNNSSLPAGYVEDKSKGPMLRFQDSLPKLPVPTLEETAARYLKSLKPLLSPAELEKSTKAVQEFIAPNGPGRKLQEKLLARREDPKHKNWIYEWWNDAAYLSYRDPVVPYVSYFYSHRDDKRRRDPAKRAAAITTAALEFKKQVDTGTLEPEYMKKLPICMDSYKWMFNCSRVAAKPADYPVKFDPAQNKHILVIRKNQFFKVAHEVNGQQLNTSELEQAFRRVYELAGQRVPAVGALTSENRDVWTDARAKLLSADPKNAQSLEAIESASFVVCLDDAAPVTLEERAHAYWHGDGQNRWYDKPLQFIVNDNGTSGFMGEHSMMDGTPTHRLNDFVNDVIFNNKLDFADPTVRSNLPEPQVVKFVVNKEVQSEIDRAITDFNNVIGQHQLAVQAYQGYGKGLIKKFKCSPDAYVQMIIQLAYFKMYGKNRPTYESAATRRFQQGRTETCRTVSEESANWCKSMADPAIPDSEKVTLFRKAIDGHLEYISAASDGKGVDRHLFGLKRLLGKGEEVPALYQDPAYGYSCSWYLSTSQLSSEFFNGYGWSQVIDEGFGIAYMINENSLNFNIVSKGLGSEKMSYYLSEAAGEMRDLLIPTLEAPKAKI; this is translated from the exons ATGTTTGCCGCGATCGCAAGGACCGCAAGGACAGAGGCTCGGTCGCCCGCTCTTAGGAATATCATTCCCAGACAAACCCAGACGCCACTG AGATTGGCAACAATGGCTTCCAGAAGGAACAACTCCTCCCTGCCCGCCGGCTACGTCGAGGACAAGTCCAAGGGCCCAATGCTCCGCTTCCAAgactccctccccaagctccccgTCCCAACCCTCGAAGAGACCGCGGCCCGCTACCTCAAGTCTCTCAagcctctcctctcccccgccgagctcgagaagagCACAAAGGCGGTCCAGGAGTTCATCGCCCCCAACGGCCCGGGCCGCAAGCTCCAGGAGAAGCTCCTCGCCCGCCGCGAGGACCCCAAGCACAAGAACTGGATCTACGAGTGGTGGAACGACGCCGCTTACCTCTCCTACCGCGACCCCGTCGTCCCTTATGTCAGCTACTTTTACTCTCACCGCGATGACAAGCGCCGCCGCGACCCTGCCAAGCGCGCGgcggccatcaccaccgccgcgcTCGAGTTCAAGAAGCAGGTTGACACGGGCACACTGGAGCCCGAGTACATGAAGAAGCTGCCGATTTGCATGGATAGCTACAAGTGGATGTTCAACTGCAGCCGTGTGGCTGCCAAGCCGGCGGATTACCCCGTCAAGTTTGACCCGGCGCAGAACAAGCACATTTTGGTGATCCGCAAGAACCAGTTCTTCAAGGTCGCGCACGAGGTCAACGGGCAGCAGCTTAATACCTCTGAGCTGGAGCAGGCGTTCCGTCGGGTTTATGAGCTCGCCGGGCAGCGGGTTCCTGCTGTTGGCGCGCTGACGTCGGAGAACAGAGATGTCTGGACTGACGCGCGCGCGAAGCTCTTGTCTGCCGACCCCAAGAACGCCCAGTCCCTCGAGGCGATCGAGTCGGCTTCGTTTGTCGTCTGCCTTGACGATGCGGCTCCTGTGACGCTTGAGGAGCGCGCGCATGCTTACTGGCATGGTGACGGGCAGAACAGGTGGTATGACAAGCCGCTTCAGTTCATTGTCAACGACAATGGCACGTCGGGTTTCATGGGGGAGCACTCCATGATGGACGGCACGCCCACCCACAGGCTGAATGACTTTGTCAACGACGTCAttttcaacaacaagctcgaCTTTGCCGACCCGACTGTCCGGAGCAATCTGCCCGAGCCTCAGGTTGTCAAGTTTGTCGTCAACAAGGAGGTGCAGTCCGAAATCGACAGGGCCATCACCGACTTCAACAACGTCATtggccagcaccagctcgCGGTGCAGGCGTACCAGGGATACGGCAAAGGGCTGATCAAGAAGTTCAAGTGCAGCCCCGACGCGTACGTGCAGATGATCATCCAGCTGGCGTATTTCAAGATGTACGGCAAGAACAGGCCTACGTATGAGTCTGCCGCTACCAGACGCTTCCAACAAGGCCGTACCGAGACTTGCAGGACTGTTTCCGAGGAGTCAGCGAACTGGTGCAAGAGCATGGCTGATCCTGCCATTCCCGACTCTGAAAAGGTGACCCTGTTCAGAAAGGCGATTGATGGGCACTTGGAGTACATCTCTGCCGCGAGCGACGGCAAGGGCGTGGACAGGCATTTGTTTGGgctgaagaggttgttgggcaagggggaggaggtgccggcTCTGTATCAGGATCCGGCGTATGGGTATTCTTGCTCGTGGTATCTCAGCACCAGCCAGCTGTCGAGCGAGTTTTTTAACGGGTACGGGTGGAGTCAGGTTATTGATGAGGGGTTTGGGATTGCGTATATGATTAATGAGAAtag CTTGAACTTCAACATTGTCAGCAAGGGCCTCGGGAGCGAAAAGATGAGCTACTACCTCAGCGAGGCGGCCGGCGAGATGAGGGACTTGTTGATTCCTACTCTTGAGGCgcccaaggccaagatctgA